One segment of Pyrococcus sp. ST04 DNA contains the following:
- a CDS encoding type II toxin-antitoxin system ParD family antitoxin: MARLITQGVESPISVRLPKYMIKKIDELIKEGEFRSRSDFIKYAVALTLGQIMMEKAREKAKTITPKEAKARSRQALQKLLTREIEDEWSEIKDILEEIDKKWKDLKGAKK; encoded by the coding sequence TTGGCGAGGTTGATTACTCAGGGTGTTGAATCCCCTATCTCAGTGAGGCTTCCAAAATATATGATCAAGAAAATAGACGAACTCATAAAAGAAGGTGAGTTTAGGAGTAGATCAGACTTTATCAAATATGCTGTGGCATTGACTCTTGGACAGATAATGATGGAAAAAGCGAGAGAGAAGGCGAAAACAATCACACCAAAAGAAGCTAAAGCAAGGTCGAGGCAAGCTCTCCAGAAGCTCCTTACTAGGGAGATCGAGGACGAATGGTCAGAGATCAAGGATATTCTCGAAGAAATTGACAAAAAGTGGAAGGATCTCAAAGGTGCAAAGAAATGA
- the pheA gene encoding prephenate dehydratase, giving the protein MIYTLGPEGSYSEKAAKVFSSLLSSKVVLLPSIYDVFEMVSLGNYGVVPVENSIEGSVTLTMDLLLEYPVRIFGEVSIEVRHCLIGYDMARIKKVISHPQALAQCRRFIRERGWEVESVESTSTAVKIVSELKDPRIAAIGPREAALRYNVPVLAEDIQDYRNNKTRFIMIGPSTFENPLECNPSKSSIIVELKENKPGSLYRALGEFARRNINLTRIESRPSKKDLGLYYFYIDYDFYPNEDELLRDLEKHASFIKHLGSYCVVEL; this is encoded by the coding sequence ATGATATACACCCTTGGTCCGGAGGGTAGTTATAGCGAGAAGGCAGCGAAGGTTTTCTCTTCTCTCCTTAGCAGTAAGGTAGTGCTCCTCCCTTCTATATACGATGTTTTCGAGATGGTTTCCCTCGGCAATTACGGTGTTGTTCCGGTTGAGAACTCAATCGAGGGATCAGTTACACTTACCATGGATCTTCTTTTGGAGTACCCGGTTAGAATATTTGGAGAGGTTAGCATTGAGGTGAGGCATTGCCTGATTGGCTATGATATGGCAAGGATCAAGAAGGTAATCTCCCACCCGCAGGCATTGGCCCAGTGTAGGAGGTTTATAAGGGAGAGGGGTTGGGAGGTTGAGAGTGTTGAGAGCACTTCTACTGCAGTCAAAATAGTTTCTGAGCTCAAAGACCCTAGAATTGCTGCTATAGGTCCTAGAGAGGCCGCTTTGAGGTACAACGTTCCTGTTCTGGCCGAGGATATTCAGGACTACAGGAACAACAAGACTAGGTTCATTATGATAGGCCCTTCCACCTTTGAGAACCCGCTAGAATGTAATCCTTCAAAATCCTCTATAATAGTCGAGCTTAAGGAGAACAAGCCGGGATCGTTATATAGGGCCCTTGGAGAATTTGCCAGGAGAAATATAAACTTAACCAGGATAGAGTCGAGGCCTTCAAAGAAGGATCTTGGCCTCTACTACTTCTACATTGATTACGACTTCTATCCAAATGAGGACGAGCTGTTGAGGGATCTTGAGAAACATGCATCTTTTATAAAACATCTGGGAAGTTATTGTGTCGTAGAGCTCTAA
- a CDS encoding cyclic nucleotide-binding/CBS domain-containing protein, with amino-acid sequence MAPKILVEQVVKRKAVVVKPDDTVHKVARVLSRNKVGSAVVMEKDEILGIITERDILDKVVAKGKDPRQVRVREIMTKDPIKIEYDYDVQDAIEVMTEKGVRRILVTKFGKPIGFVTAADLLAALASQNHEEEEKAEEEPEVYGICELCGQYGPLYKVQYEGREIWVCENCKDLIEGR; translated from the coding sequence ATGGCACCAAAGATACTAGTGGAACAGGTTGTCAAGAGAAAAGCTGTGGTTGTTAAGCCCGATGACACCGTCCATAAGGTTGCAAGAGTTCTATCCCGGAATAAAGTTGGTAGTGCTGTTGTAATGGAGAAAGATGAAATTTTAGGAATAATAACTGAGAGAGACATTCTTGACAAAGTTGTTGCCAAGGGCAAAGACCCGAGGCAGGTTCGGGTCAGGGAGATAATGACGAAGGATCCCATTAAGATAGAATATGATTATGATGTTCAAGATGCTATCGAGGTCATGACAGAGAAGGGAGTGAGAAGGATACTTGTGACTAAGTTTGGAAAGCCAATTGGATTTGTAACGGCGGCTGATCTATTGGCTGCCCTAGCGTCCCAAAACCATGAAGAGGAAGAGAAAGCAGAAGAAGAGCCCGAAGTTTACGGAATCTGTGAGCTCTGTGGTCAGTACGGTCCCTTATATAAGGTTCAGTACGAGGGTAGGGAGATCTGGGTTTGCGAGAATTGTAAGGACTTGATCGAAGGACGATGA
- the queC gene encoding 7-cyano-7-deazaguanine synthase QueC has protein sequence MKRAVVLFSGGLDSTASLYWAKKNYDEVIMLTINYGSNEEKVTNRVAEFFSKELQVPLKIVKLNFLEEFSKLRGTTLVGGETPKVTAKDLEKVEVARETAKSVWVPARNLVLISVAASLLDALGGGDIIVGFNAEEGETFPDNTKEFVERVNEALKLATLNPVKVVAPLINLDKKGIAKLLKELDAKYEYSNSCYMPKGFTEDGKPIHCGECESCVRRHRGLIEGIGEDRTVYLKVPEI, from the coding sequence ATGAAGAGAGCTGTGGTGTTATTCTCAGGAGGACTTGACAGCACGGCGAGCTTATATTGGGCAAAAAAGAACTATGATGAAGTAATAATGCTCACAATAAACTATGGAAGCAATGAAGAGAAAGTAACGAACAGAGTTGCAGAATTCTTCTCAAAAGAACTGCAAGTTCCCCTAAAGATAGTTAAGCTTAACTTCCTTGAAGAATTTTCTAAACTAAGAGGAACAACACTTGTCGGAGGGGAAACACCAAAAGTAACAGCAAAAGACCTAGAGAAGGTAGAAGTTGCCAGGGAGACTGCAAAAAGTGTCTGGGTGCCAGCTAGAAATCTAGTCCTAATATCCGTGGCGGCCTCCCTACTTGATGCTCTTGGAGGAGGAGATATAATAGTAGGGTTTAATGCAGAAGAAGGAGAGACATTCCCCGACAACACGAAAGAATTCGTGGAAAGGGTAAATGAGGCACTAAAACTTGCGACACTTAATCCAGTAAAAGTCGTCGCTCCCTTAATAAACTTAGACAAAAAGGGAATAGCAAAACTCCTTAAAGAGCTAGACGCCAAATACGAGTACTCGAACTCATGCTACATGCCTAAGGGATTCACAGAGGATGGAAAGCCAATACACTGTGGCGAATGCGAGAGCTGTGTGAGAAGGCACAGAGGGCTAATCGAAGGAATAGGAGAAGATAGGACAGTTTACCTAAAAGTTCCAGAGATTTAG
- a CDS encoding THUMP domain-containing protein has translation MKFLATCPPGREGDASLELEWALKAKVKRTRWGGVLIGESPINRNEALKKIREFETFALQKFIPLDYLVPLEELERKIEEIARELPKGSFAVRVKVRGAKIGEKTLEKKLGGIIKRVTNNPVNLEEPEIIVLINVLGKKAGITIARKDEIVKKEPDD, from the coding sequence ATGAAATTCTTAGCTACCTGCCCTCCTGGAAGAGAAGGCGATGCAAGCCTAGAGCTTGAATGGGCATTAAAAGCAAAGGTTAAGAGAACCAGATGGGGAGGAGTCCTAATCGGAGAATCCCCAATAAACAGAAATGAGGCTTTAAAGAAAATCAGGGAATTCGAGACCTTTGCACTACAAAAGTTTATCCCCTTAGACTACCTAGTCCCTTTAGAGGAACTCGAAAGGAAAATAGAAGAGATAGCGAGGGAGCTCCCAAAGGGCAGTTTTGCCGTTAGAGTAAAAGTTAGAGGAGCAAAAATTGGAGAGAAGACCCTAGAAAAAAAGCTAGGAGGAATAATTAAAAGAGTGACGAATAACCCAGTAAACCTTGAAGAACCAGAAATAATTGTCCTCATCAACGTACTTGGAAAAAAAGCTGGGATAACAATAGCAAGAAAAGACGAAATAGTGAAAAAAGAACCGGATGATTAG
- the fba gene encoding class I fructose-bisphosphate aldolase produces MDALQSVGIRRRLRRFFRRDGRALIFAMDHGFEHGPTDFEPVWEHVNPKVIIRKVVRAGIDGVMMLPGIARIAGDEVKPNVGLMIKLTSKTNLRPKDEQLLQSQLAFVDDAIKLGADAIAATVYWGSPQEDAMMRQFAEIASYAHDLGFPVVQFAYPRGPYINEKYGKKEDYRVVMYGARAAAESGADMIKTYWTGSRETFAKVVDAASGVPVLLSGGAKTENPLDFLKVVWEVIEAGGAGAVVGRNIFQRENPEPMIKALIRVIHRNEDPEEAAKAEGLI; encoded by the coding sequence ATGGATGCCCTTCAGAGCGTGGGTATTAGGAGGAGGCTTAGGAGGTTCTTTAGGAGGGATGGAAGAGCCTTAATATTCGCCATGGATCACGGATTTGAGCACGGACCAACAGACTTTGAACCCGTTTGGGAGCACGTAAATCCAAAGGTTATAATCAGAAAAGTCGTAAGGGCAGGAATCGATGGAGTTATGATGCTCCCAGGAATAGCGAGAATAGCGGGAGATGAAGTCAAGCCAAACGTTGGGCTCATGATAAAGCTAACGAGCAAGACAAACCTAAGACCTAAAGATGAACAGCTCCTGCAGAGCCAGCTTGCATTCGTCGACGATGCAATAAAGCTCGGAGCAGATGCAATAGCAGCAACAGTTTACTGGGGCTCACCCCAAGAAGATGCAATGATGAGGCAGTTTGCAGAAATAGCCAGCTACGCCCACGACTTAGGCTTCCCGGTAGTACAGTTCGCCTATCCAAGAGGCCCATACATTAATGAGAAGTACGGAAAGAAAGAAGACTACAGGGTAGTCATGTATGGGGCCAGGGCGGCTGCAGAAAGCGGAGCAGACATGATAAAGACATACTGGACAGGCTCCAGAGAAACATTCGCAAAAGTCGTCGATGCAGCCTCGGGAGTTCCTGTTCTCTTAAGCGGAGGAGCCAAGACAGAGAACCCATTAGATTTCCTCAAGGTGGTATGGGAAGTAATAGAGGCAGGAGGAGCTGGAGCAGTAGTTGGAAGGAACATATTCCAGAGAGAAAATCCAGAGCCAATGATAAAAGCTCTTATAAGAGTAATACACAGAAATGAAGACCCAGAAGAGGCTGCAAAGGCCGAAGGATTAATCTGA
- the ppsA gene encoding phosphoenolpyruvate synthase, translating to MAYKFIKWFEELSKEDVPLVGGKGANLGEMTRAGIPVPPGFCVTAEAYKYFVENVKVSKEDVKKILGEKANKGTIAEVLAQAPDEPRPLQEWIMDIISRTNVDDSKQLQENTEAIRELIKALEMPAEIADEIKQAYKELSQRFGQEEVYVAVRSSATAEDLPEASFAGQQETYLDVLGADDVIDKVKKCWASLWTARATFYRAKQGFDHSKVYLSAVVQKMVNSEKSGVMFTANPVTNNRNEIMINASWGLGEAVVSGAVTPDEYIVEKGTWKIKEKVIAKKEVMVVRNPETGKGTVMVKVAEYLGPEWVEKQVLTDEQIIEVAKMGQKIEEHYGWPQDIEWAYDKDDGKLYIVQSRPVTTLKEEAAGEEVEEVEEAEVILKGLGASPGIGAGRVVVIFDASEIDKVKEGDVLVTTMTNPDMVPAMKRASAIITDEGGRTSHAAIVSRELGIPAVVGTKEATKKLKTGMYVTVDGTRGLVYKGIVKSLVKKKEEAKAEEKVVVAGAPLVTGTLVKVNVSMPEVAERAAATGADGVGLLRAEHMILSIGQHPVKFIKEGREEELVEKLAEGIEKVAAAFYPRPVWYRTLDAPTNEFREMPGGEDEPEERNPMLGWRGIRRGLDQPELLRAEFKAIKKVVEKGYNNIGVMLPLVSHPEQIRKAKEIARSVGLEPHKDVAWGVMIEVPAAAIIIEDLIKEGIDFVSFGTNDLTQYTLAIDRDNERVAKLYDETHPAVLKLIKHVIKVCKRYGVETSICGQAGSDPKMARILVRLGIDSISANPDAVQLIRQVVAQEERKLMLEAARKQLFEEEEEEDLF from the coding sequence ATGGCGTACAAGTTCATAAAGTGGTTTGAGGAGCTCAGTAAAGAGGACGTACCTCTTGTTGGTGGTAAGGGAGCAAACCTTGGTGAAATGACAAGGGCTGGAATCCCTGTTCCACCAGGCTTCTGTGTAACCGCTGAGGCATATAAGTACTTCGTTGAAAACGTTAAAGTTTCCAAGGAAGACGTTAAGAAGATTCTCGGGGAGAAGGCCAACAAGGGAACCATAGCTGAGGTTCTCGCACAGGCACCTGATGAGCCAAGGCCACTTCAAGAGTGGATTATGGATATAATCAGCAGAACCAACGTTGATGACTCAAAGCAGCTCCAAGAGAACACTGAGGCAATTAGAGAGCTGATAAAGGCCCTTGAGATGCCTGCAGAGATTGCAGATGAGATAAAGCAGGCATACAAGGAGCTAAGCCAGAGGTTTGGTCAGGAGGAAGTTTATGTTGCAGTCAGATCATCAGCAACCGCTGAAGACCTTCCAGAGGCATCATTTGCAGGACAGCAGGAGACTTACCTTGACGTTCTAGGCGCTGATGATGTAATAGACAAGGTTAAGAAGTGCTGGGCCTCACTCTGGACTGCAAGAGCAACCTTCTACAGGGCTAAGCAGGGATTCGACCACAGCAAGGTTTACCTCTCAGCAGTCGTCCAGAAGATGGTCAACAGCGAGAAGAGCGGTGTCATGTTCACCGCAAACCCAGTAACTAACAACAGGAATGAGATAATGATAAACGCCAGCTGGGGACTTGGTGAGGCAGTCGTTAGCGGTGCCGTTACACCTGATGAGTACATAGTCGAGAAGGGCACTTGGAAGATCAAGGAGAAGGTCATTGCAAAGAAGGAGGTAATGGTTGTCAGGAACCCAGAGACAGGAAAGGGCACCGTTATGGTGAAGGTTGCAGAGTACCTTGGCCCAGAGTGGGTTGAGAAGCAGGTGCTCACAGACGAGCAGATAATTGAGGTCGCCAAGATGGGTCAGAAGATTGAAGAGCACTATGGCTGGCCACAGGACATTGAGTGGGCTTACGACAAGGATGACGGTAAGCTCTACATCGTCCAGAGCAGACCAGTTACGACCCTCAAAGAAGAGGCCGCTGGTGAAGAGGTTGAGGAGGTTGAAGAGGCTGAAGTCATTCTCAAGGGTCTCGGTGCATCACCAGGAATTGGTGCAGGTAGGGTCGTTGTTATCTTCGATGCAAGTGAGATAGACAAGGTCAAGGAGGGCGATGTCCTCGTTACAACAATGACCAACCCGGACATGGTTCCAGCAATGAAGAGGGCTTCAGCAATCATCACGGATGAGGGTGGAAGAACAAGCCACGCTGCTATCGTAAGTAGAGAGCTCGGTATTCCAGCTGTCGTTGGAACAAAGGAGGCTACCAAGAAGCTCAAGACTGGAATGTACGTTACCGTTGACGGTACAAGAGGTCTCGTTTACAAGGGCATTGTAAAGAGCCTTGTCAAGAAGAAGGAAGAGGCCAAGGCCGAGGAGAAGGTCGTTGTTGCAGGAGCACCCCTGGTTACTGGAACACTCGTCAAGGTCAACGTTTCAATGCCTGAGGTTGCCGAGAGGGCAGCAGCAACTGGTGCTGATGGTGTTGGTCTCTTAAGGGCTGAGCACATGATCCTCAGCATTGGCCAGCACCCGGTCAAGTTCATAAAGGAAGGTAGGGAGGAAGAGCTTGTAGAGAAGCTTGCAGAGGGCATAGAGAAGGTTGCAGCAGCATTCTATCCAAGGCCAGTTTGGTACAGAACCCTTGACGCTCCAACCAACGAGTTCAGAGAGATGCCAGGTGGAGAGGACGAGCCAGAAGAGAGGAACCCAATGCTTGGATGGAGAGGTATTAGGAGAGGACTTGACCAGCCCGAGCTCCTCAGGGCCGAGTTCAAGGCAATTAAGAAGGTCGTTGAGAAGGGATACAACAACATTGGTGTCATGCTACCACTCGTCAGCCACCCAGAGCAGATCAGAAAGGCCAAGGAGATTGCAAGAAGCGTTGGCCTTGAACCACACAAGGACGTTGCATGGGGTGTCATGATCGAGGTTCCAGCAGCGGCAATAATCATTGAGGATCTCATCAAGGAGGGCATTGACTTCGTCAGCTTCGGTACCAACGACCTAACTCAGTACACCCTCGCAATTGACAGAGACAACGAGAGAGTTGCAAAGCTCTACGATGAGACCCACCCAGCCGTACTCAAGCTAATCAAGCATGTCATTAAGGTATGTAAGAGGTATGGAGTTGAGACCAGCATCTGTGGACAGGCAGGAAGTGATCCAAAGATGGCAAGAATCCTCGTTAGGCTTGGAATTGACAGCATCTCAGCCAACCCAGATGCAGTACAGCTCATAAGACAGGTAGTCGCCCAGGAAGAGAGGAAGCTCATGCTAGAAGCAGCAAGGAAGCAACTCTTTGAGGAGGAAGAAGAGGAGGACCTCTTCTGA
- the mobB gene encoding molybdopterin-guanine dinucleotide biosynthesis protein B, whose amino-acid sequence MKAVAFVGYKKSGKTTTIEKVARILKEKGYRVVIVKSMHVDFDREGSDTWRFSRVADAVLVHAHDTDALLFRAKDINALFSMVSADIFLLEGFKSIKHVPKVICAREESEVRELNDGLGIAVSGVIASSGIREIEGLPVIDATKEPEKLAEIVEKRGFMLPNIDCGLCGFNCAEMAKLIVRGEKTIKDCVVLSSKPKVTVKIDGQVLPLKDWVQELVEKTIKGMLSAMKGYREGRRIEIIIRD is encoded by the coding sequence GTGAAGGCAGTTGCCTTCGTTGGCTACAAGAAGAGCGGAAAAACTACAACGATAGAGAAAGTTGCCAGGATTCTGAAGGAGAAGGGATATAGGGTTGTGATAGTTAAGAGTATGCATGTGGATTTCGATAGGGAAGGTTCTGACACTTGGAGGTTTTCAAGGGTTGCGGATGCAGTTCTCGTTCATGCCCACGATACCGACGCTCTGCTATTCAGGGCTAAAGACATAAATGCCCTCTTCTCCATGGTCTCTGCAGATATATTCCTTCTTGAGGGGTTTAAGTCAATAAAGCATGTTCCTAAGGTTATTTGTGCTAGAGAGGAGAGTGAGGTTAGGGAGCTTAATGATGGTCTGGGAATAGCCGTGAGCGGTGTAATAGCATCGTCGGGAATTAGGGAGATCGAGGGTCTTCCAGTTATTGATGCTACCAAAGAACCTGAAAAGCTGGCGGAGATTGTGGAGAAAAGGGGTTTTATGTTGCCCAACATAGATTGTGGGCTCTGTGGCTTCAACTGTGCGGAGATGGCAAAGTTAATAGTTAGGGGGGAGAAGACGATAAAGGACTGTGTTGTTTTGAGTTCTAAGCCAAAGGTTACTGTGAAAATTGATGGGCAAGTTCTTCCACTTAAGGACTGGGTTCAGGAGCTTGTTGAAAAGACTATAAAGGGCATGCTCTCGGCTATGAAAGGATATAGAGAGGGCAGGAGGATTGAAATTATAATCAGGGATTAG
- a CDS encoding putative toxin-antitoxin system toxin component, PIN family has translation MKLVMDTNVVLAAMIKPKGLAALLVELLDKEHFINYTSQEALEELQVKIAILEEEGKLNKNWLQVLANSA, from the coding sequence ATGAAGCTCGTCATGGACACCAATGTTGTCCTAGCTGCCATGATAAAACCAAAAGGACTAGCAGCTCTGCTCGTAGAGCTTCTCGACAAAGAGCACTTTATCAATTATACCAGCCAAGAAGCCTTGGAGGAACTCCAAGTTAAAATTGCAATTCTAGAAGAGGAAGGAAAACTGAACAAAAATTGGCTGCAAGTGCTTGCGAATAGTGCGTGA
- the speB gene encoding agmatinase — protein MLLHTYRSFDMELPTVDLEKADYIILGLPYDGTTSYKPGARFGPVLIRQATLNFESYLLDYNVDLAELKIADAGDVALPVDVEKALKIARETIEEMKRINQKALPIFLGGEHSMTLAPVEALRPKSYVVFDAHLDLRDEYQGSKFNHACVARRISELGIKTAIFGVRSGTREETKYAEEKGIEWVHARDYSFEAFVDLVLSMPEPVYVSIDIDVFDASLVPETGTPEPGGLSFWDVVEALEWITERKEIVGIDIMEVSGDRLGNLTALTGAKLLFHILGMLAEVKK, from the coding sequence ATGCTACTCCACACATACAGATCATTCGACATGGAGCTACCAACAGTAGACCTAGAAAAAGCCGATTACATAATCCTAGGACTACCCTACGACGGCACAACAAGCTACAAGCCAGGAGCAAGATTCGGACCTGTACTCATAAGACAGGCCACACTCAACTTCGAAAGCTATCTTCTAGACTACAATGTGGATCTTGCAGAGCTTAAGATTGCCGATGCTGGAGACGTTGCCCTTCCAGTAGACGTCGAAAAGGCCCTGAAAATAGCAAGAGAGACTATTGAAGAAATGAAGAGAATAAACCAAAAAGCTCTCCCAATATTCCTCGGAGGAGAACATTCGATGACCCTCGCACCCGTTGAAGCACTAAGGCCAAAGAGCTACGTCGTTTTCGATGCCCACTTAGACCTGAGGGATGAATACCAAGGCTCAAAGTTTAACCACGCATGCGTCGCAAGGAGAATTAGCGAACTCGGTATAAAAACAGCAATTTTTGGAGTAAGAAGCGGGACAAGAGAAGAAACAAAATACGCCGAAGAAAAGGGCATAGAATGGGTTCACGCTCGAGACTACAGCTTCGAAGCCTTTGTTGACCTCGTACTCTCGATGCCAGAACCAGTATATGTATCAATTGACATAGACGTCTTTGATGCATCACTCGTTCCAGAAACCGGAACCCCAGAGCCTGGTGGACTGTCATTCTGGGATGTAGTTGAGGCCCTCGAATGGATAACCGAGAGAAAGGAGATAGTTGGAATTGATATTATGGAAGTATCAGGAGACAGATTAGGGAACTTAACAGCACTCACAGGTGCCAAACTGCTCTTCCACATCCTCGGCATGCTCGCGGAGGTAAAGAAATGA
- a CDS encoding LSm family protein: MESLLEKVLNEWRGRRVAITVGSEHSFTGILEDFDGEVMLLRNVVDVVGNRGKAMLVSLDDVSWVMLLE, translated from the coding sequence GTGGAGAGCTTACTTGAAAAAGTTCTCAATGAATGGAGGGGTCGCAGGGTTGCTATAACTGTTGGTAGCGAGCATTCTTTTACGGGAATCCTGGAGGATTTTGATGGTGAGGTAATGCTTCTCAGGAACGTTGTGGATGTTGTGGGTAATAGGGGCAAGGCCATGCTCGTTTCATTGGATGATGTTAGTTGGGTCATGCTCCTTGAATAG